From a single Streptomyces misionensis genomic region:
- a CDS encoding DUF3043 domain-containing protein: MPPEPLPLVFVFRSRAKDEKPQADKPVNFSKQPRDPQAPKGRPTPKRSEAQSQRRSVAHTPTNRKDAAKRSREERRQALERQRQALASGDERYLPARDKGPVRRFARDWVDSRFNVAEFFLPLAIVILVLSVVRVPALQNIALLLWAVVIVLIVLDAAVSGFRLKKRLKERFPDGNTRGAVAYALMRSLQMRRLRLPKPQVKRGERP, translated from the coding sequence ATGCCGCCGGAGCCCTTACCCTTGGTCTTTGTGTTCCGTAGCCGTGCCAAGGATGAGAAGCCCCAGGCCGACAAGCCGGTGAACTTCTCCAAGCAGCCCCGCGACCCGCAGGCCCCCAAGGGCAGGCCCACTCCCAAGCGCAGTGAGGCCCAGTCCCAGCGCCGCAGCGTCGCCCACACCCCGACGAACCGCAAGGACGCCGCCAAGCGGTCGCGCGAGGAGCGCCGGCAGGCGCTGGAGAGGCAGCGCCAGGCGCTGGCCAGCGGCGACGAGCGCTATCTGCCGGCCCGGGACAAGGGGCCCGTGCGCAGGTTCGCCCGTGACTGGGTGGACTCCCGGTTCAACGTGGCCGAGTTCTTCCTGCCGCTCGCCATCGTGATCCTCGTGCTCAGCGTCGTGCGGGTGCCCGCGCTGCAGAACATCGCGCTGCTGCTGTGGGCCGTGGTGATCGTCCTGATCGTGCTGGACGCGGCGGTCAGCGGCTTCCGGCTGAAGAAGCGGCTCAAGGAGCGCTTCCCGGACGGCAACACCCGTGGCGCGGTGGCGTACGCCCTGATGCGCTCCCTCCAGATGCGCCGGCTCCGGCTGCCGAAGCCGCAGGTCAAGCGCGGAGAGCGGCCCTGA
- a CDS encoding sensor histidine kinase, translated as MTPLERARRELKAHPLALDAGLAAGVLVCMVAGSFALPHGTDGVTWGIRTPAPLSLLLMLLAAAALVPRRRAPRTVLALTCTLSVAECVTGDPRAPVAMSAVIALYTVASTTDRTTTFRVGLLTMTVLTAAAMLFGPLPWYAQENLGVLAWTGIGATAGDAVRSRRAVVRAMRERAERAERTREEEARRRVAEERLRIARDLHDVVAHHIALVNVQAGVAAHVMDKRPDQAKEALAHVRAAGRSALSELRATVGLLRQSGDPEAPTEPAPGLSLLEELAGTFRSAGLPVEVARADQGTRLPAAVDLAAYRIVQEALTNVRKHAGAGARAEVSVVRVGPHIEVTVVDNGSGESAPGNTAPEAGGGHGLLGMRERVGALGGTLTTGPRYGGGFRVHAILPVSTTDNRIEGGTTAPGEPV; from the coding sequence GTGACCCCTCTGGAACGCGCCCGCCGCGAGCTGAAAGCCCACCCCCTCGCCCTGGACGCGGGCCTGGCGGCGGGCGTCCTCGTGTGCATGGTCGCCGGTTCCTTCGCGCTGCCGCACGGCACCGACGGCGTCACCTGGGGCATCCGCACCCCCGCCCCGCTCAGCCTCCTGCTGATGCTGCTCGCCGCCGCCGCCCTCGTCCCGCGCCGCCGCGCCCCGCGCACGGTCCTCGCGCTCACCTGCACCCTCTCCGTCGCGGAATGCGTCACCGGCGACCCCCGCGCCCCCGTCGCGATGTCCGCCGTCATCGCCCTGTACACCGTCGCCTCGACCACCGACCGCACCACCACCTTCCGCGTCGGCCTGCTCACCATGACCGTGCTGACCGCCGCCGCGATGCTCTTCGGCCCGCTGCCCTGGTACGCGCAGGAGAACCTGGGCGTGCTCGCCTGGACCGGCATCGGCGCCACCGCGGGCGACGCGGTCCGCAGCCGCCGTGCGGTCGTGCGGGCCATGCGGGAACGCGCCGAGCGCGCGGAGCGCACCCGCGAGGAGGAGGCCCGCCGCCGCGTCGCCGAGGAGCGGCTGCGCATCGCCCGCGACCTGCACGACGTCGTCGCCCACCACATCGCCCTGGTCAATGTGCAGGCCGGCGTCGCCGCGCACGTCATGGACAAGCGTCCCGACCAGGCCAAGGAGGCGCTCGCCCACGTCCGCGCGGCCGGCCGCAGCGCGCTCAGCGAACTGCGGGCGACCGTCGGACTGCTGCGCCAGTCCGGCGACCCGGAGGCCCCCACCGAGCCCGCCCCCGGACTGAGCCTGCTGGAGGAGCTGGCCGGCACCTTCCGCAGCGCCGGGCTCCCGGTGGAGGTGGCCCGCGCCGACCAGGGCACCCGGCTGCCGGCGGCCGTGGACCTCGCCGCCTACCGGATCGTCCAGGAGGCGCTGACCAACGTGCGCAAGCACGCGGGCGCCGGTGCCAGGGCCGAGGTGAGCGTCGTCCGCGTCGGACCGCACATCGAGGTCACCGTGGTGGACAACGGTTCCGGCGAGAGCGCTCCCGGGAACACCGCCCCCGAGGCCGGCGGCGGCCACGGACTGCTCGGCATGCGCGAACGCGTCGGCGCCCTGGGCGGCACCCTCACCACCGGACCCCGCTACGGCGGCGGTTTCCGCGTGCATGCGATCCTGCCCGTCAGCACCACCGACAACCGCATCGAAGGCGGTACGACGGCACCGGGGGAGCCCGTATGA
- a CDS encoding bifunctional adenosylcobinamide kinase/adenosylcobinamide-phosphate guanylyltransferase yields MEVTLLGTGAPAGLPRPDCPCAACATALGPDARAATALLVDGALLLDLTPGAAFAAARAGHSLAGVRQVLLSHPHDGPPVEVPAGLPQPGRVPDGRELALLTGHRVRAVAMDAGGTGYAVTGPDGQRLLYLPPGGAPAGLETGTAESYHLVLADVVGRPDALARLRAVGSAGPTTDVVAVHLDHDVPPGAELRRRLAAAGARAVPDGTTLVVGAYEEVPDVPRRTLVLGGARSGKSVEAERRLESFPDVLYVATGGTRGGDTEWAARVAAHRERRPGSWRTAETTDLEPVLREDGPPVLIDCLSLWLTDVMDEVGAWDDAEWAGGGEKALRERVRSLTEAVRRTRRTVVAVSNEVGSGIVPATASGRRYRDELGRLNAAFGAECEQVLLVVAGQAMVLRG; encoded by the coding sequence GTGGAAGTGACTCTGCTCGGTACCGGCGCCCCCGCCGGACTGCCCCGCCCCGACTGCCCCTGTGCCGCCTGCGCGACGGCGCTGGGGCCGGACGCGCGGGCGGCCACCGCGCTGCTGGTGGACGGCGCACTGCTGCTTGACCTCACGCCGGGCGCGGCCTTCGCGGCGGCCCGGGCCGGGCACTCGCTGGCCGGTGTGCGCCAGGTGCTCCTGTCCCATCCGCACGACGGGCCCCCGGTGGAGGTGCCGGCCGGGCTGCCGCAGCCGGGGCGGGTGCCGGACGGGCGGGAGCTGGCGCTGCTGACGGGGCACCGGGTGCGGGCGGTGGCGATGGACGCGGGCGGCACCGGGTACGCGGTGACCGGTCCGGACGGGCAGCGGCTGCTGTACCTGCCGCCCGGTGGGGCGCCGGCGGGTCTGGAGACGGGGACGGCGGAGTCGTACCACCTGGTCCTCGCGGACGTGGTGGGCCGCCCGGACGCGCTGGCCCGGCTGCGCGCGGTGGGCTCCGCGGGGCCGACCACGGACGTCGTCGCGGTCCACCTGGACCACGACGTGCCGCCGGGGGCGGAGTTGCGGCGGCGGCTGGCCGCGGCGGGGGCGCGTGCCGTGCCCGACGGTACGACGCTGGTGGTCGGGGCGTACGAGGAGGTGCCGGACGTGCCGCGGCGGACGCTGGTGCTCGGCGGGGCGCGCTCGGGCAAGTCGGTGGAGGCCGAGCGGCGGCTGGAGTCCTTCCCGGACGTGCTGTACGTGGCGACCGGCGGCACCCGGGGCGGGGACACCGAGTGGGCGGCGCGGGTGGCCGCGCACCGGGAGCGGCGGCCGGGGTCGTGGCGCACGGCGGAGACGACTGACCTGGAGCCGGTGCTCCGCGAGGACGGGCCGCCGGTGCTGATCGACTGCCTGTCGCTGTGGCTGACCGATGTCATGGACGAGGTCGGGGCGTGGGACGACGCGGAGTGGGCGGGCGGGGGCGAGAAGGCGCTGCGGGAGCGGGTGCGCTCGCTCACGGAGGCGGTCCGCCGCACCCGCCGTACCGTGGTCGCGGTGTCGAACGAGGTCGGCTCGGGGATCGTGCCGGCGACGGCGTCGGGCCGCCGCTACCGCGACGAACTGGGCCGGCTGAACGCGGCGTTCGGCGCGGAGTGCGAGCAGGTGCTGCTGGTGGTCGCCGGGCAGGCGATGGTGCTGCGCGGGTAG
- the cobT gene encoding nicotinate-nucleotide--dimethylbenzimidazole phosphoribosyltransferase gives MSRIDLDDFTDLIERPDGGVRRDAEARRERQIVPAGALGRLDELGEWLSAAQNAVPVRPVERPRLVLFAGDHGIAALDVSARPAGGAERLVRDVLEGASPAAVLARRLRVPVRVVDMALDCDPGAFPEEVTRHRVRRGSGRIDIEDALTLDEAEAAVRAGMAVADEEADSGTDLVVLGDVSVGGTTAAAVLVAALCGTDASVVTGRGGHAIDDLTWMRKCAAIRDALRRARPVLGDQLQLLAAVGGADLAAMTGFLLQCAVRKLPVILDGVVTTACALVAQRVAFRAPDWWLAGHDSGEPGQAKALDRMALEPLLAQGVKTGEGLGALLALPLVQAAAALAAELPERPDDEQEAEDGKDADGEQEPEAGERPQGSAE, from the coding sequence ATGAGCAGGATTGATCTGGACGACTTCACCGATCTGATCGAGCGCCCGGACGGGGGCGTGCGCCGCGACGCCGAGGCCCGGCGGGAGCGCCAGATCGTGCCGGCCGGGGCGCTGGGGCGCCTGGACGAGCTGGGCGAGTGGCTCTCCGCCGCGCAGAACGCCGTACCGGTACGGCCCGTCGAGCGGCCCCGGCTGGTCCTCTTCGCGGGTGACCACGGCATCGCCGCGCTGGACGTCTCGGCGCGGCCCGCGGGCGGCGCCGAGCGGCTGGTGCGGGACGTGCTGGAGGGCGCGAGCCCCGCCGCGGTGCTCGCGCGCCGGCTCCGGGTGCCGGTACGGGTCGTGGACATGGCCCTGGACTGCGACCCGGGCGCCTTCCCCGAGGAGGTCACCCGGCACCGGGTGCGGCGCGGCAGCGGCCGTATCGACATCGAGGACGCGCTCACCCTGGACGAGGCGGAGGCCGCGGTGCGGGCGGGCATGGCCGTGGCCGACGAGGAGGCGGACTCCGGCACGGACCTGGTGGTGCTCGGCGACGTCAGCGTGGGCGGCACCACGGCGGCCGCGGTGCTGGTCGCGGCGCTGTGCGGGACCGACGCGTCGGTGGTGACCGGGCGGGGCGGGCACGCGATCGACGACCTGACGTGGATGCGCAAGTGCGCCGCGATCCGGGACGCGCTGCGCCGGGCGCGGCCGGTGCTCGGGGACCAGTTGCAGCTGCTGGCGGCGGTGGGCGGGGCGGACCTCGCGGCGATGACCGGGTTCCTGCTCCAGTGCGCGGTGCGGAAGCTTCCGGTGATCCTTGACGGGGTGGTGACCACCGCGTGCGCGCTGGTCGCGCAGCGGGTCGCCTTCCGGGCGCCGGACTGGTGGCTGGCCGGGCACGACAGCGGGGAGCCGGGGCAGGCGAAGGCCCTGGACCGGATGGCGCTGGAGCCGCTGCTGGCGCAGGGCGTGAAGACCGGCGAGGGCCTGGGCGCGCTGCTGGCCCTGCCGCTGGTCCAGGCCGCGGCGGCGCTGGCCGCGGAGCTGCCGGAGAGGCCGGACGACGAGCAGGAGGCCGAGGACGGGAAGGACGCCGACGGCGAGCAGGAGCCGGAGGCCGGCGAGCGGCCGCAGGGGTCCGCGGAGTAG
- a CDS encoding phosphatidylglycerol lysyltransferase domain-containing protein gives MGDARIAVSQRVEAGGSVEEERRGGGASRRAAAFAVWYLRTVAFVNFLTAVWVSLYQDVRRHNQDDFFTPYLLTAGFASGVFTAFLAITMRRRKRAAWILNLVLSGAFLALFAFAMAFPEIHRYAQNWVSLVLTAAFVGALLVGRREFYAKGDRANPRLAATVAVCGGAAASLLAGLLVTVTNEAPDAARSTFFERWHFGALRLVSVSADEHHFPGIAPPNWANVAINVLSTALVLAVFYAAFRSRRAVDPLTADDEKRLRALLERHGERDSLGYFALRREKSVVWSPTGKAAVAYRVVGGVSLASGDPLGDPEAWPGAIVPWLAKARAHGWIPAVMGASEEAGTVYARHGLDALELGDEAIVEVADFTLEGRAMRTVRQAYNRVKRAGYEVRVRRHEDIPAHEMALLVQRADDWRDGATERGFSMALGRLGDPEDGRCVMLECTDARGRPRALLSFVPWGPNGLSLDLMRRDRDAENGLMEFMVIELLRRAPEIGVTQVSLNFAMFRSVFERGARLGAGPVLRLWRSLLSFFSRWWQIESLYRANAKYRPIWEPRFLLFEKSADLPRIGLASARAEGFLEAPGLPRWLHRRQLGGRR, from the coding sequence ATGGGAGATGCCCGGATTGCCGTGTCGCAGCGCGTGGAGGCGGGGGGTTCGGTCGAGGAGGAGCGGCGGGGCGGCGGGGCCTCCCGGCGGGCCGCCGCCTTCGCCGTCTGGTACCTGCGCACCGTCGCCTTCGTCAACTTCCTCACCGCGGTGTGGGTCTCGCTCTACCAGGACGTGCGCCGGCACAACCAGGACGACTTCTTCACGCCGTACCTGCTGACCGCCGGCTTCGCCTCCGGGGTGTTCACCGCGTTCCTGGCGATCACGATGCGGCGCCGCAAGCGCGCCGCGTGGATCCTCAACCTGGTGCTCAGCGGCGCCTTCCTCGCGCTGTTCGCGTTCGCCATGGCGTTCCCGGAGATCCACCGGTACGCGCAGAACTGGGTCTCGCTGGTGCTGACGGCCGCGTTCGTCGGGGCGCTGCTCGTGGGGCGGCGGGAGTTCTACGCCAAGGGCGACCGCGCCAACCCCCGGCTCGCGGCCACGGTCGCCGTCTGCGGCGGGGCGGCCGCCTCCCTGCTGGCCGGGCTGCTGGTGACGGTCACCAACGAGGCGCCGGACGCGGCCCGTTCGACCTTCTTCGAGCGCTGGCACTTCGGCGCCCTGCGGCTGGTCTCGGTCTCCGCCGACGAGCACCACTTCCCCGGCATCGCCCCGCCCAACTGGGCCAATGTCGCGATCAACGTGCTCAGTACGGCCCTGGTGCTCGCCGTCTTCTACGCCGCCTTCCGCTCCCGGCGGGCCGTGGACCCGCTCACCGCGGACGACGAGAAACGGCTGCGGGCGCTGCTGGAGCGGCACGGCGAGCGTGACTCGCTGGGCTACTTCGCGCTGCGCCGGGAGAAGAGCGTGGTGTGGTCGCCGACCGGCAAGGCGGCCGTCGCCTACCGGGTCGTCGGCGGGGTGAGCCTCGCCTCCGGGGACCCGCTGGGCGATCCGGAGGCCTGGCCCGGGGCGATCGTGCCGTGGCTCGCGAAGGCGCGGGCGCACGGCTGGATCCCGGCGGTGATGGGGGCGAGCGAGGAGGCGGGCACCGTGTACGCCCGGCACGGCCTGGACGCGCTGGAACTCGGGGACGAGGCGATCGTGGAGGTCGCCGACTTCACCCTGGAGGGGCGGGCGATGCGCACCGTGCGGCAGGCCTACAACCGGGTGAAGCGCGCGGGGTACGAGGTGCGCGTCCGGCGCCACGAGGACATCCCGGCGCACGAGATGGCGCTGCTCGTCCAGCGCGCGGACGACTGGCGGGACGGCGCGACCGAGCGCGGGTTCAGCATGGCCCTCGGCCGGCTCGGGGACCCCGAGGACGGGCGCTGCGTGATGCTGGAGTGCACGGACGCCCGGGGCCGGCCGCGGGCGCTGCTGTCGTTCGTGCCCTGGGGACCGAACGGGCTGTCGCTGGACCTGATGCGGCGCGACCGGGACGCCGAGAACGGGCTGATGGAGTTCATGGTCATCGAACTGCTGCGGCGCGCCCCGGAGATCGGGGTCACACAGGTCTCGCTGAACTTCGCGATGTTCCGCTCGGTCTTCGAACGGGGGGCGCGCCTGGGTGCCGGACCGGTGCTCAGGCTGTGGCGGTCGCTGCTCAGCTTCTTCTCCCGCTGGTGGCAGATCGAGTCGCTGTACCGCGCCAACGCCAAGTACCGGCCCATCTGGGAGCCGCGGTTCCTGCTCTTCGAGAAGAGCGCGGACCTGCCGCGCATCGGCCTCGCCTCGG
- a CDS encoding response regulator transcription factor, whose protein sequence is MTIRVLLADDQALLRSAFRVLVDSEPDMEVVGEASDGAQAVRLARERRPDVVLMDIRMPGTDGLAATRLIGEDPELAQVKVVILTTFEVDDYVVQSLRAGASGFLGKGSEPEELLNAIRVAAAGDALLSPSATKGLIARFLAQGGGDDGRAPAGCERLDALTGREREVLVQVAGGHSNDEIAERLAVSPLTVKTHVNRAMAKLGARDRAQLVVIAYESGLVRPRME, encoded by the coding sequence ATGACGATCCGTGTCCTGCTCGCCGACGACCAGGCACTGCTGCGCAGCGCGTTCCGGGTGCTGGTCGACTCCGAGCCCGACATGGAGGTGGTGGGGGAGGCGTCCGACGGCGCGCAGGCGGTCCGGCTCGCCAGGGAGCGGCGCCCCGACGTCGTCCTCATGGACATCCGGATGCCCGGCACCGACGGCCTCGCCGCCACCCGGCTGATCGGCGAGGACCCCGAGCTGGCCCAGGTCAAGGTGGTCATCCTGACCACCTTCGAGGTGGACGACTACGTGGTCCAGTCGCTGCGCGCGGGTGCCTCCGGCTTCCTCGGCAAGGGCAGCGAGCCCGAGGAGCTGCTCAACGCCATCCGGGTCGCCGCGGCCGGCGACGCCCTGCTGTCCCCGTCCGCCACGAAGGGCCTGATCGCCCGCTTCCTCGCCCAGGGCGGCGGGGACGACGGCCGCGCCCCGGCCGGCTGCGAGCGGCTCGACGCGCTCACCGGCCGTGAGCGCGAGGTGCTCGTGCAGGTCGCGGGCGGGCACTCCAACGACGAGATCGCCGAACGCCTCGCGGTCAGCCCGCTGACCGTGAAGACGCACGTCAACCGGGCCATGGCCAAGCTGGGCGCGCGCGACCGGGCGCAGCTCGTGGTGATCGCGTACGAGTCGGGGCTGGTCCGTCCGCGGATGGAGTGA
- a CDS encoding PspA/IM30 family protein: protein MSGVMKRMGMIFRAKANKALDRAEDPRETLDYSYQKQLELLQKVRRGVADVATSRKRLELQLNQLQQQSGKLEDQGRKALALGREDLAREALSRRAALQQQVTDLETQHATLQGEEEKLTLAAQRLQAKVDAFRTKKETIKATYTAAQAQTRIGEAFSGISEEMGDVGLAIQRAEDKTQQLQARAGAIDELLASGALDDPTGMAKDDIAAELDRLSGGSDVELELQRMKAELAGGTQQQAIEGGTGQGQSQGRQQPQDTPRFDKQ from the coding sequence ATGAGCGGTGTCATGAAGCGTATGGGGATGATCTTCCGCGCGAAGGCGAACAAGGCCCTTGACCGGGCCGAGGACCCGCGCGAAACCCTCGATTACTCGTACCAGAAGCAGCTCGAACTGCTCCAGAAGGTGCGCCGCGGCGTCGCCGACGTGGCGACCAGCCGCAAGCGCCTGGAACTCCAGCTCAACCAGTTGCAGCAGCAGTCCGGCAAGCTGGAGGACCAGGGCCGCAAGGCGCTGGCGCTCGGCCGCGAGGACCTGGCCCGCGAGGCGCTGTCCCGGCGCGCCGCGCTCCAGCAGCAGGTGACCGACCTGGAGACGCAGCACGCCACCCTCCAGGGCGAGGAGGAGAAGCTCACCCTGGCGGCCCAGCGCCTCCAGGCCAAGGTGGACGCCTTCCGCACCAAGAAGGAGACCATCAAGGCCACCTACACCGCCGCCCAGGCCCAGACCCGGATCGGCGAGGCCTTCTCCGGCATCTCCGAGGAGATGGGCGACGTCGGCCTCGCGATCCAGCGCGCCGAGGACAAGACCCAGCAGCTCCAGGCCCGCGCCGGCGCCATCGACGAACTGCTCGCTTCCGGCGCCCTGGACGACCCGACCGGCATGGCCAAGGACGACATCGCCGCCGAGCTGGACCGGCTCTCCGGTGGTAGTGATGTAGAGCTGGAGCTTCAGCGCATGAAGGCCGAGCTGGCCGGAGGCACCCAGCAGCAGGCCATCGAGGGCGGCACCGGACAGGGGCAGTCCCAGGGCCGGCAGCAGCCGCAGGACACCCCGCGCTTCGACAAGCAGTAG
- a CDS encoding S1C family serine protease, whose protein sequence is MDASRTPVLRRVITVLLLVCGTALTGCEGPAAPGARHDAATGSPAAVPMAAGDLQSAYQRVIRQALPSVVQIEASRDLGSGIVYDDRGHIVTNAHVVGDEKTFRVTTAGSEEPLTATLVYSYPQQDLAVIKLDRVPDGLRPAVFGDSEKVEVGQIVLAMGSPLGLSSSVTQGIVSATGRTVSEGSGGGGTGATIANMVQTSAAINPGNSGGALVNLDGQVIGIPTLAAADPSLGSAAAGIGFAIPASMARTIAGQIVREGRVVDSGRAALGITGRTVVDDRLQPAGVAVVTVQSGGPADRAGLRVGDIITRVGDRSVTTITSLQEALAAGRPGGRTPVTYLRDGTRRTAQVTLGEQ, encoded by the coding sequence ATGGACGCTTCCCGTACTCCTGTCCTGCGCCGGGTGATCACGGTTCTGCTGCTGGTGTGCGGCACGGCGCTCACCGGCTGCGAGGGTCCGGCCGCACCGGGCGCGCGGCACGACGCGGCGACGGGGAGCCCGGCGGCCGTACCGATGGCGGCGGGCGATCTCCAGAGCGCGTACCAGCGGGTCATCCGGCAGGCGCTGCCGTCGGTCGTGCAGATCGAGGCGAGCCGTGACCTCGGTTCCGGGATCGTGTACGACGACCGGGGGCACATCGTCACCAACGCGCACGTGGTCGGCGACGAGAAGACCTTCCGGGTGACGACGGCGGGCAGCGAGGAGCCGCTGACGGCGACCCTCGTGTACTCCTACCCCCAGCAGGACCTGGCGGTGATCAAGCTGGACCGGGTGCCGGACGGGCTGCGGCCCGCGGTGTTCGGCGACAGCGAGAAGGTGGAGGTCGGCCAGATCGTGCTGGCCATGGGGTCGCCGCTCGGGCTGTCGTCCAGCGTGACCCAGGGGATCGTCTCGGCGACCGGGCGGACGGTGAGCGAGGGCAGCGGCGGCGGGGGCACCGGCGCCACGATCGCCAACATGGTGCAGACGTCGGCGGCCATCAATCCGGGCAACAGCGGCGGCGCCCTGGTCAACCTGGACGGGCAGGTCATCGGCATCCCGACGCTCGCCGCGGCCGACCCCAGCCTCGGCAGCGCGGCGGCCGGGATCGGTTTCGCCATCCCGGCGTCGATGGCACGGACCATCGCCGGGCAGATCGTGCGCGAGGGCCGGGTGGTGGACTCGGGGCGGGCCGCGCTCGGCATCACCGGGCGGACCGTGGTGGACGACCGGCTCCAGCCGGCCGGGGTGGCCGTCGTCACCGTGCAGAGCGGCGGCCCCGCGGACCGGGCCGGGCTGCGGGTCGGCGACATCATCACCCGGGTCGGCGACCGGTCCGTCACCACCATCACCTCCCTCCAGGAGGCCCTGGCCGCGGGCCGGCCCGGCGGGCGCACGCCGGTGACCTATCTGCGGGACGGGACGCGGCGGACGGCCCAGGTGACGCTGGGCGAGCAGTGA
- the pspAA gene encoding PspA-associated protein PspAA — protein MIVRIMGEGQVRLDDSHFAELNELDDELLAEMEGGDEEGFRRTLATLLDAVRRLGAPLGADELEPSDLILPAPDASLEEVRTMLGENGLIPD, from the coding sequence GTGATCGTACGGATCATGGGGGAGGGCCAGGTCAGGCTGGACGACTCCCACTTCGCCGAGCTGAACGAGCTGGACGACGAACTGCTGGCCGAGATGGAGGGTGGCGACGAGGAGGGCTTCCGCCGCACCCTCGCCACCCTCCTCGACGCCGTACGACGGCTCGGGGCGCCGCTCGGCGCCGACGAGCTGGAGCCCTCCGACCTGATCCTCCCGGCACCGGACGCGTCGCTGGAGGAGGTCCGTACGATGCTCGGCGAGAACGGACTGATCCCGGACTGA
- a CDS encoding class I SAM-dependent methyltransferase codes for MARQLDEQIAGRFPVGRRLRVLDVGIGQGTQALRLARLGHQVTGVEQDPVMIAAAREALDREPEGIRERVRLVQGDGRDTGVHFLPGSFDLVLCHGVLMYVEEPDPLVAGLARMLAPGGLLSLLVRNGDGLAMRPGLTGDWAGALAAFDTTAYTNRLGLNVRADRLAELTGTLAGIAAPLHAWYGVRVFTDTAADDAAPPADLETLLAVEERAGRTDPYRGVAALLHLCGVRG; via the coding sequence GTGGCGCGGCAGCTCGACGAGCAGATAGCCGGGCGGTTCCCGGTCGGGCGGCGGCTGCGGGTGCTCGACGTGGGGATCGGCCAGGGCACGCAGGCCCTGCGGCTGGCCCGGCTCGGCCATCAGGTGACCGGCGTCGAGCAGGACCCGGTGATGATCGCCGCCGCGCGCGAGGCGCTGGACCGGGAACCGGAGGGCATACGGGAGCGGGTCCGGCTGGTGCAGGGCGACGGCCGGGACACCGGGGTGCACTTCCTGCCGGGCAGCTTCGACCTGGTGCTCTGCCACGGCGTGCTGATGTACGTCGAGGAGCCCGACCCGCTGGTGGCCGGCCTGGCCCGGATGCTGGCGCCCGGCGGGCTGCTCTCCCTGCTGGTGCGCAACGGCGACGGGCTCGCCATGCGGCCCGGCCTGACCGGCGACTGGGCGGGTGCCCTGGCCGCCTTCGACACCACCGCCTACACCAACCGCCTGGGCCTGAACGTGCGGGCGGACCGGCTGGCCGAACTGACCGGCACCCTCGCCGGCATCGCCGCCCCGCTGCACGCCTGGTACGGCGTCCGGGTCTTCACGGACACGGCGGCGGACGACGCGGCCCCGCCGGCCGATCTGGAGACGCTGCTCGCGGTCGAGGAGCGGGCCGGCCGCACGGACCCCTACCGGGGGGTCGCGGCACTGCTGCATCTGTGCGGGGTACGGGGCTGA
- a CDS encoding methyltransferase domain-containing protein — protein MPTFHERRTEQLRHRLTARALSALPEPESWLDVDTGDGRFPEAARKHFPYTSFDGLDPTDGLERALAADRIEEAYRGRLTTPGLTDRLRSRYDVVTILRPPSDAPDAELRAALAVLRPGGHVVLHRGWARIAAGTPSCTVLPPTWRLPFLGRPGPAPGGAVPYPRSTIACPATTSSTCSHSAPNAAFSRPSSSR, from the coding sequence ATGCCGACCTTCCACGAACGCCGCACGGAACAGCTCCGGCACCGGCTCACCGCCCGCGCCCTGTCCGCGCTGCCGGAGCCGGAGAGCTGGCTGGACGTGGACACCGGCGACGGCCGCTTCCCCGAGGCGGCGAGGAAGCACTTCCCCTACACGAGCTTCGACGGGCTGGACCCGACGGACGGCCTGGAGCGGGCCCTGGCGGCGGACCGGATCGAGGAGGCGTACCGCGGCCGGCTCACGACCCCGGGACTGACCGACCGCCTCCGCTCCCGCTACGACGTCGTCACCATCCTGCGCCCCCCGTCCGACGCCCCCGACGCCGAACTGCGGGCCGCCCTCGCCGTCCTGCGCCCCGGCGGCCACGTCGTCCTGCACCGCGGCTGGGCCCGGATCGCCGCGGGCACCCCCTCGTGCACGGTCCTGCCGCCCACCTGGCGGCTGCCCTTCCTCGGCCGCCCGGGACCCGCGCCCGGCGGTGCCGTCCCCTACCCGCGCAGCACCATCGCCTGCCCGGCGACCACCAGCAGCACCTGCTCGCACTCCGCGCCGAACGCCGCGTTCAGCCGGCCCAGTTCGTCGCGGTAG